The Vibrio coralliilyticus genome segment TTTCCAATATGAGGCAATTTGTTCACGCATGGCGATGGGCATAGGCTCCATGGAGTCTGGCGCCAATCCACCCACCACATACTGCACCGTCACCTCATCAGCTAACGCACTCTGGATCTTTTCCCAAGTGGGTTTATAACCCCAACACCAAGAACACATAGGGTCGTAAACGTAGTAGAGTTTGGCTGCTTGCATGAGTTCATCCTTATAATACTGAGTAGCGAATCAGGGTCTACATCACCAATTCGTCTATTTCTCTTAGCCCCATAGAGGTAATTGTACCCTCTGCTTGATCAAGATCATTTTAACAAAGTGATTACATCATTTATGTTGACATAATGTTACGGAGATTAACAAGAGGGATGCCCATGGAACTGAAAAAAGACCCAAGATGTTACACTGACGTTTGTGTAGGTGGTAAATGGTTTCACCATGATCACTGTACCAGTAAAGCGTATATGCTCAAGGGCGGCGCAGACGTGAGTGTAGAATTTAGCAAAATACCTGAAACAGAAGACGAACTAATTGAACTGTTGATTCAGAGTGTTTAAGCAGCAAGCGCTTAGCAACCCTCATTGCTAAGCGCTTGCTTTTATCTGTCTATTTGTTGATTGCGAGGTAAGTACCAGCCGCAATCATTACACCACCAGCCCCTTGATTCAGCTTGCGCTGAGCACTTGGAGTTTTCAGCACTTTAACCAGTCGCCCAGCACCAATCGCTATCATCATTAACCCTGTCATCAGAGCAACAATGCTTAATACCGCAGCCAGTGCAATATCCTGACTATTAAGAACGGTTAAGTCCATAAACGTTGGCAGGAATGAAATATAGAATAGGATCACTTTAGGGTTTGAAGCCGAGATCAGAAAGCCCTGTACAAATCCGGCGATATGAGACGGTGCTTTTGGTGTTTGATCTTGGTGAATCGCTTCACTGGCCTGAGGCAGTGCTTTGATCATCTTATAGCCGAGATAGATGAGGTAAGCCGCACCGACATAGCGAATCACGACAAACAGTGTCGCCCAGTTTTCTGCTATTGCAGCCAACCCCAAGCAGGCTAAAAGGAGATAGATAACATCGCTGGCAACCATTCCAGCAGAGAGCGAAATACAGTGTTTTGCGCCTGAAACCATCGCACGAGCAACAATGGCAAATACGCCCGGCCCAGGTGTGATGCTAAAGATCAACATAGCGATAAAAAAGGTGATCGCACTTTCAACGGTCATGGTTCTACCTCAATCAATTTTCATCACAGAAAAATAACATTATTGACTCAAAACACAATGCCTAAATAGACAACACAGTGACTAAGCCTCTAGCCACTCTCTCCTGACATGATTACCACATACTGGTAAATTTGCTTTGCATCGCTCTGCTGATGGGAATGCTGTCGTCACCAATTACTGCTACCATTTTTCCGGTAAAATCCTTCTTCACTTTGTCTATCATCGAGACATTAACCACACTCGAGCGGTGCACTTGCCAAAACAACTCCGGATCAAGTTGAGCCAGTAGTTCCTTTAGTGACGTTCGCAGCACATACTCGACTTTGTTGCCCTGCTCTCGCTTGTACAGAGAAACGTATTTGTCTTCCGCTTTGAAGTAGAGAACCTCTGATAAAGCAATGAGATGGATCTCTTCACCTTTGCTTGCTCTAATCCAACTTAAATATTTCGGCTGAGCAGGCGCGTTGATCTGCTGAATCTGATTCAGCAAAGTGCCAAGTTCCGTCGCGGGTTCAGCTCTATGTAACCTCGCTTTCAGTTTTTCAACGCATTGAGTAAGACGAGCATCAGAAACAGGTTTAAGCAGATAATCCACCGCATTAGTTTCAAAAGCTTGGACAGCGTATTCGTCATACGCCGTCACAAACACAATATGAGGCTGGCAATCACGCTTAGAGAGCTTCTTCGCCAGTGACATACCATCCAGCCCGGGCATTTTTATATCCAGAAATACCACTTGAGGTCGATGTTGCTCGATCATTTCAAGGGCTTGCTCACCATTTGCAGCCTGCCCGACAATATCGAGCTCTGGCCAATACTCAGCAAGCGCCTGATTAAGATGACGACGCAGCAACGGCTCATCGTCGGCAATGACGGCGGTAAGAAGATCAGTTTGCATCCATGTTTTCCTCAAGTTTCTCCAATGAGCGACGTTGTACAGACAACTGAGCAATCACACCACCCGATGCATTCTCTTTCAGCTTCAGTGACGCATGTTGACCAAACAAAGTGGTGAGCCGATGACGAATATTGTCCAGCCCAATACCTTGCCCAGCATGACTAGGCGTATCGCTAAAACCAATCCCATTATCGATAACAGAAATGGTCACACTATCCTGATTTTCAGCAACCTCTACTGTTATTTTTCCACCGACAGAGCTGGGTTCAATGCCATGTTGTACTGCGTTCTCCACTAGCGGTTGAACCAACAGAGGCGGTATATTGAGGTCACCCAAACAATGGGCAGATATTTCATAATTCAAGCGCTCTCCGAGCCGTATTTTTTGAATGGCAAGGTAAGCATCCACCAACTCTAGTTCGCCTTTCAAGGTCGTACTGTTCTGGCGATTTTGCTGCAACGTCCCGCGTAATAGCTCGGTCAGTTTCTCCAGCATCAGCTTGGCACCTTTAGTGTCGTCATCAATCAGCACCATAATGTTCGCCAATGTGTTGAACAAGAAATGAGGTTCAATCTGGCTTTGCAGCTGTTTCAGTTGGCTTAGTAGCAGTGCCTTCTCTTGCTCCGTTTGAATACGACGAGCACGTTCGAGCTCCTTTTGAGCCTGTAATTTTTGCTCATGCATATAAAAGTAAAGCAAACACGCCATGGAGAAGATAAACCCAAGGATAATCACTGGCTTCATCTGACTAAAGTCTGCAAACTTATCGTACCTACTCAGCCAGTAGTATGCGTTTAGTGTGCCAAATACCATTGAGCTACCAATGGCCATTATGCTGAGTTGACGCCGAGTCCAACGCTCACTCGACCACTGTAACAAATGCGAGCTCAAAACCGCACTGTACCCGTAACCAAAGCTAATCAGAATATGTTCCCAAAATGGGCTCGGCCAAATCGTTTGTGTCACAAACGCAATAATCAGGCAAAACACCGAGGTGAAGACAAGACTTTTTAAGAAATCAACCGTACGAGTAGTAACGTCAGTCATCAAAATTTTCCTTTTAGATTTATAAAAATCATACGCTTATCAGCTAAATTTGCATATACAGATTCATGGCTTCCCGTCATAAAACGGGCAGCAAGTTCAACGTCGACCGAAGTCTGT includes the following:
- a CDS encoding LysE family translocator, translated to MTVESAITFFIAMLIFSITPGPGVFAIVARAMVSGAKHCISLSAGMVASDVIYLLLACLGLAAIAENWATLFVVIRYVGAAYLIYLGYKMIKALPQASEAIHQDQTPKAPSHIAGFVQGFLISASNPKVILFYISFLPTFMDLTVLNSQDIALAAVLSIVALMTGLMMIAIGAGRLVKVLKTPSAQRKLNQGAGGVMIAAGTYLAINK
- a CDS encoding LytR/AlgR family response regulator transcription factor, with translation MQTDLLTAVIADDEPLLRRHLNQALAEYWPELDIVGQAANGEQALEMIEQHRPQVVFLDIKMPGLDGMSLAKKLSKRDCQPHIVFVTAYDEYAVQAFETNAVDYLLKPVSDARLTQCVEKLKARLHRAEPATELGTLLNQIQQINAPAQPKYLSWIRASKGEEIHLIALSEVLYFKAEDKYVSLYKREQGNKVEYVLRTSLKELLAQLDPELFWQVHRSSVVNVSMIDKVKKDFTGKMVAVIGDDSIPISRAMQSKFTSMW
- a CDS encoding sensor histidine kinase is translated as MTDVTTRTVDFLKSLVFTSVFCLIIAFVTQTIWPSPFWEHILISFGYGYSAVLSSHLLQWSSERWTRRQLSIMAIGSSMVFGTLNAYYWLSRYDKFADFSQMKPVIILGFIFSMACLLYFYMHEQKLQAQKELERARRIQTEQEKALLLSQLKQLQSQIEPHFLFNTLANIMVLIDDDTKGAKLMLEKLTELLRGTLQQNRQNSTTLKGELELVDAYLAIQKIRLGERLNYEISAHCLGDLNIPPLLVQPLVENAVQHGIEPSSVGGKITVEVAENQDSVTISVIDNGIGFSDTPSHAGQGIGLDNIRHRLTTLFGQHASLKLKENASGGVIAQLSVQRRSLEKLEENMDAN